One Tautonia marina DNA window includes the following coding sequences:
- a CDS encoding GNAT family N-acetyltransferase, with translation MLEDSTPSFPDSASKSRPEPPQAARALGIGLCPPEEKAEALAVLYHRLSATTRANMIVELLRQESRGHLDLSGLWIAARKRRIVGAMLTQVLAGRAIAIWPPVIVRAWGAASLASCMVREALRVSEARGIRLAQALVDDSQPKQTGLDLTRGGLPYVTDLLYLGRPTANPLPVPPEIPNLEWQGYRPDRHDDFARMLERSYKGSLDMPELAGLRSLDDVMQGHRARGSFDPERWRLGFLPGQSEPVAVLLLLAGSESTWEVSYLGLAPEARGRGLGRRVLAHALDLTRPHAHRLELAVDVRNLPADRLYQRCGFHAFERRKVHLVVLGQPEPPLQDGSTIG, from the coding sequence ATGTTGGAGGATTCGACCCCTTCCTTTCCCGATTCGGCCTCGAAATCCCGCCCCGAGCCTCCCCAGGCGGCTCGGGCGCTCGGGATCGGTCTGTGCCCTCCCGAAGAGAAAGCCGAAGCCCTCGCGGTCCTCTATCACCGGCTCTCGGCCACGACTCGGGCCAACATGATCGTCGAGTTGCTTCGCCAGGAATCCCGAGGCCACCTCGACCTTTCCGGGCTCTGGATCGCCGCTCGCAAGCGACGCATCGTTGGGGCAATGCTCACCCAAGTGCTTGCAGGACGGGCGATTGCGATCTGGCCGCCCGTCATCGTCCGAGCCTGGGGAGCCGCCTCCTTGGCCTCGTGCATGGTCCGCGAGGCGCTCCGCGTCTCAGAGGCTCGGGGAATTCGGCTGGCCCAGGCCCTCGTCGATGACAGCCAGCCGAAACAGACCGGCCTCGACCTGACTCGTGGCGGCCTGCCCTACGTCACCGACCTCCTTTACCTCGGCCGCCCAACCGCAAATCCTCTTCCCGTTCCCCCTGAAATTCCCAACCTGGAGTGGCAGGGGTATCGTCCCGATCGCCACGACGACTTTGCCCGCATGCTCGAACGGTCGTACAAGGGGAGTCTCGACATGCCCGAGTTGGCCGGTTTGCGCAGCCTCGACGACGTGATGCAGGGGCATCGGGCGCGCGGATCGTTCGATCCGGAGCGCTGGCGGTTGGGGTTCCTTCCGGGCCAGTCCGAGCCGGTGGCGGTCTTGCTGCTGCTGGCCGGCTCAGAATCGACCTGGGAGGTGTCTTATCTCGGCCTGGCGCCGGAGGCTCGCGGTCGAGGGCTTGGGCGTCGCGTGCTGGCCCATGCGCTCGATCTGACCCGGCCCCATGCCCATCGGCTGGAGCTGGCCGTCGATGTGCGCAACCTCCCGGCCGATCGGCTCTATCAGCGGTGCGGCTTCCATGCCTTCGAACGCCGGAAGGTCCACCTCGTCGTCCTCGGCCAACCCGAGCCGCCCCTTCAAGACGGCTCGACGATCGGCTGA
- the phoU gene encoding phosphate signaling complex protein PhoU: MMMEPDTGTGTGGDRPHSYLNRHLVRDLEVLWSEVLKLAAVVETSLRSSVQALCSGKVELANEVKADEPTIDHWQVRIEQDCLRILALHQPVASDLRLVTSALKISYELERMGDLAAHIAKRARKLARRDEPVPLPPQMEYLGVEALGQVHDALDALTRGDTDMARQVIKGDREIDRRRQMILKDLKKSIRQDPGQVTIWLHLINIARNLERIADHATNLAETVVYVKEGTILRRDDPQPIVEPS; this comes from the coding sequence ATGATGATGGAACCGGACACCGGAACGGGAACCGGTGGCGATAGGCCGCATTCGTACTTGAATCGTCACCTGGTGCGCGACCTGGAAGTGCTTTGGAGTGAGGTGCTAAAGCTCGCCGCGGTGGTGGAGACCTCGCTGCGATCGAGCGTGCAGGCGCTCTGTTCCGGGAAGGTCGAGCTGGCCAACGAGGTGAAGGCCGACGAGCCGACGATCGACCACTGGCAGGTCCGGATCGAGCAGGATTGCCTTCGGATTCTGGCGCTGCACCAGCCGGTGGCCTCGGACCTTCGCCTGGTGACCTCGGCCTTGAAGATCAGCTACGAGCTGGAGCGGATGGGGGACCTGGCGGCTCACATCGCCAAGCGAGCCCGCAAGCTGGCCCGGCGCGACGAGCCGGTGCCCTTGCCTCCTCAGATGGAGTATCTCGGGGTCGAAGCCCTGGGACAGGTGCACGATGCGCTCGACGCCCTGACCCGGGGCGATACGGACATGGCCCGGCAGGTGATCAAGGGGGACCGGGAGATTGATCGGCGCCGGCAGATGATCCTCAAGGATCTGAAGAAGTCGATCCGCCAGGATCCGGGCCAGGTCACCATCTGGCTGCACCTGATCAATATCGCCCGCAACCTGGAGCGGATTGCCGACCACGCCACCAACCTGGCCGAGACGGTCGTCTACGTCAAGGAGGGGACGATTCTGCGTCGAGACGATCCTCAGCCGATCGTCGAGCCGTCTTGA
- the guaB gene encoding IMP dehydrogenase: MQDRIAYQGMTFDDVLLEPALSELLPREVETRTRLTASIDLNIPILSAPMDTVTEAELAIALAQEGGLGIIHKNLSIEDQTIEVDKVKRSENGIIVDPVTLPPTATVAEARELMSDHNISGVPIVVEGRKLRGILTRRDLRFLERDDLPVEEVMTKSNLVTAPENTSLDEADRILTKNKVEKLLLVDDEFTLKGLITIKDIDKLHKYPLACKDSRGRLRVGAAVGVYDFERVASLIEADVDLIVVDSAHGHSKNVIETVRQVKRDFQIEVVAGNVATAEGTRALIDAGADAVKVGIGPGSICTTRVVSGVGVPQITAVYHCAKASEGRVPIIADGGIRYSGDVAKALAAGAHCVMIGGLFAGLAESPGETIIYRGRSFKQYRGMGSIGAMAKGSADRYRQDVQKGPDGKPAASQKYVPEGVEGRVPYKGPLADYVYQLIGGLRAGMGYCGTRTIEELRTKTRFIQVTGASVSEGHPHDVVITQEAPNYTSPAFEGESSRNSV, translated from the coding sequence ATGCAAGACCGCATCGCCTACCAAGGGATGACCTTTGACGACGTGCTGCTGGAGCCGGCGCTGTCGGAACTGCTCCCTCGGGAGGTCGAGACGAGGACCCGTCTGACCGCCTCGATCGACCTGAACATCCCGATCCTCTCGGCCCCGATGGACACGGTGACAGAGGCCGAGCTGGCCATCGCCTTGGCGCAGGAGGGGGGGCTGGGGATCATCCACAAGAACCTGTCGATCGAGGATCAGACGATCGAGGTCGACAAGGTCAAGCGGTCGGAGAACGGCATTATCGTCGATCCCGTCACCCTGCCGCCGACGGCCACCGTGGCCGAGGCGCGGGAGTTGATGAGCGATCACAACATCTCGGGCGTGCCGATCGTCGTCGAGGGCCGGAAACTGCGCGGGATTCTCACCCGGCGCGACCTGAGGTTTTTGGAGCGGGACGATCTGCCGGTCGAGGAGGTCATGACCAAGTCCAACCTCGTGACGGCTCCCGAGAATACGAGTCTGGACGAAGCTGACCGGATCTTGACGAAAAACAAGGTCGAGAAGCTGTTGCTGGTCGATGATGAGTTTACGCTCAAAGGTCTGATCACGATCAAGGACATCGACAAGCTGCACAAGTACCCGCTGGCCTGCAAGGACTCGCGAGGGCGGTTGCGGGTCGGCGCGGCGGTGGGGGTGTACGACTTCGAGCGGGTGGCGTCGTTGATCGAGGCGGACGTGGACCTGATCGTGGTCGACTCGGCGCACGGGCACAGCAAGAACGTGATCGAGACGGTTCGGCAGGTGAAGCGTGATTTCCAGATCGAGGTCGTGGCCGGGAACGTGGCGACGGCCGAAGGAACTCGGGCCTTGATCGACGCCGGGGCCGACGCGGTGAAGGTGGGCATTGGGCCGGGCTCGATCTGCACGACGCGGGTCGTCAGCGGGGTGGGCGTGCCGCAAATTACGGCGGTGTATCACTGTGCGAAGGCGAGCGAGGGGCGGGTGCCGATCATCGCCGACGGCGGGATTCGCTATTCGGGAGATGTGGCCAAGGCCCTGGCCGCCGGGGCGCATTGCGTGATGATCGGCGGCCTGTTCGCAGGGCTGGCCGAAAGTCCGGGAGAGACGATCATCTACCGGGGTCGCAGCTTCAAGCAGTACCGGGGGATGGGGTCGATCGGCGCGATGGCCAAAGGCTCGGCCGACCGCTACCGACAAGATGTTCAGAAGGGGCCGGACGGCAAGCCGGCGGCCTCGCAGAAGTACGTGCCCGAAGGAGTGGAGGGCCGCGTCCCGTACAAGGGGCCGCTGGCCGATTACGTCTACCAGCTTATCGGCGGCCTTCGGGCCGGAATGGGATACTGCGGAACCCGGACGATCGAGGAGCTACGGACCAAGACCCGGTTTATCCAGGTCACCGGGGCCTCGGTGTCTGAAGGTCATCCGCACGATGTCGTCATTACCCAGGAAGCCCCCAATTACACCAGTCCGGCGTTTGAGGGGGAGTCGAGTCGCAATTCGGTCTAA
- a CDS encoding TolC family protein, whose translation MVIKTSRGAPCVVVLAGVLAAAAPSAGQEPLREGAEERIGEIYVPPPSIPGPITSAAPEGIPAAPPITLASLEATALAANPTLRQAVAQVDGTLAKAVQAGLYPNPVIFYRARQIGVEGTPGEFHGGILRQEIVTAGKLRLSRQKYLARTRTAEWIAMAQQFRVLNDVRVHFARALGRQETVAVREQLVRNAEDVVLTTREMFNVGQANMADLHQANALLQRRRLDLQMARNDLVEARGFLSALVGVELPPAPLAGTLEGSDGPPLDYNATLVHLIEHSPEVQQAHAKLGADRITIDRERVQPIPNIFVQGGAGENFEDSPNQVTGMLQVFAEIPLYDRNQGTIRQAQADMMRQQGEIRRVELDLRRRFAQEYRRYLTALQQVENYRSVVLPETRSAYEVLLKSYQEDRAPWPDVLDAEREYFLRRLEYIAQRIDLNESLALLEGFLLHDGLKAPERPTPPGHIDSVPKPR comes from the coding sequence ATGGTCATCAAGACCTCCCGGGGCGCGCCTTGCGTCGTCGTCCTCGCCGGGGTGCTCGCGGCCGCCGCTCCCAGTGCCGGTCAAGAGCCGCTGCGCGAGGGGGCCGAGGAGCGGATTGGTGAAATCTACGTTCCTCCTCCGAGCATTCCCGGACCGATCACCTCGGCGGCACCCGAGGGCATTCCGGCCGCCCCTCCCATCACCCTGGCGTCGCTGGAGGCGACGGCGCTGGCCGCCAACCCGACCCTGCGGCAGGCCGTCGCCCAGGTCGATGGGACGCTGGCCAAGGCCGTGCAGGCTGGCCTCTACCCGAACCCGGTGATCTTCTACCGGGCCCGACAGATCGGCGTCGAAGGCACCCCCGGCGAGTTCCACGGGGGGATCCTCCGTCAGGAGATCGTCACGGCCGGCAAGCTCCGTCTCAGCCGGCAGAAGTACCTCGCCCGGACCCGGACCGCTGAATGGATCGCGATGGCCCAGCAATTCCGGGTCCTCAACGACGTCCGCGTCCACTTCGCCCGCGCCCTGGGCAGGCAAGAAACCGTTGCCGTCCGCGAGCAGCTCGTCCGCAACGCCGAGGATGTCGTCCTGACGACCCGAGAAATGTTCAACGTCGGCCAGGCCAACATGGCCGATCTGCACCAGGCCAACGCCCTCTTGCAGCGCCGTCGGCTCGATCTTCAGATGGCCCGCAACGATCTGGTCGAGGCCCGTGGGTTCCTCTCGGCGCTGGTCGGCGTCGAACTCCCGCCGGCCCCTCTGGCCGGGACGCTCGAAGGGTCCGATGGCCCCCCGCTTGACTACAATGCAACACTGGTCCACCTCATCGAGCACAGCCCCGAGGTGCAGCAGGCCCACGCCAAGCTCGGGGCCGACCGGATCACGATCGACCGCGAGCGCGTCCAGCCGATCCCCAACATTTTCGTCCAGGGCGGCGCCGGCGAGAACTTCGAGGACAGCCCCAATCAGGTGACCGGTATGCTCCAGGTCTTCGCCGAGATTCCCCTGTACGACCGCAACCAGGGGACGATCCGCCAGGCCCAGGCCGACATGATGCGCCAGCAAGGGGAGATCCGCCGCGTCGAACTCGACCTGCGCCGGCGCTTTGCCCAGGAGTACCGCCGCTACCTGACCGCGTTGCAGCAGGTCGAGAATTACCGAAGCGTCGTCCTGCCCGAGACGAGGAGTGCCTACGAGGTGCTTCTCAAGAGCTATCAGGAAGACCGCGCCCCCTGGCCCGATGTGCTCGACGCGGAGCGGGAGTATTTCCTCAGACGCCTCGAATACATCGCGCAACGGATCGACCTGAACGAATCGCTCGCGTTGCTTGAGGGTTTCC